One Natator depressus isolate rNatDep1 chromosome 6, rNatDep2.hap1, whole genome shotgun sequence DNA window includes the following coding sequences:
- the ELOB gene encoding LOW QUALITY PROTEIN: elongin-B (The sequence of the model RefSeq protein was modified relative to this genomic sequence to represent the inferred CDS: deleted 2 bases in 1 codon): MAARQAFPPPHWSCLSADPASPPDRGRHRLSQDGAQRGVARRASRVARCRLGPWRSRGLRLRLGERGAAGMDVFLMIRRHKTTIFTDAKESSTVYELKRIVEGILKRPPEEQRLYKDDQLLDDSKTLGDCGFTSQTARPQAPATVGLAFRAGDDSFEALRIDPFSSPPELPDVMKPQDSSSSANEQAVQ, encoded by the exons ATGGCCGCCCGCCAggccttt ccccctccccattggtCCTGCCTCTCCGCCGACCCCGCCTCCCCTCCCGACCGGGGCAGGCACCGCCTCTCCCAAGATGGCGCCCAGCGCGGGGTCGCGCGGCGTGCGTCGCGGGTCGCGCGGTGCAGGCTGGGACCGTGGCGGAGCCGGGGGCTGCGGCTGCGTCTGGGCGAGCGGGGAGCGGCCGGGATG GACGTGTTCCTGATGATCCGGCGCCACAAGACGACCATCTTCACCGACGCCAAGGAGTCCAGCACCGTGTACGAGCTGAAGCGCATCGTGGAGGGCATCCTCAAGCGGCCCCCCGAGGAGCAGCGGCTCTACAAG GATGACCAGCTGCTCGACGACAGCAAGACCCTGGGAGATTGCGGCTTCACCAGCCAGACGGCGCGGCCCCAGGCGCCGGCCACGGTGGGCCTGGCTTTCCGAGCCGGGG atGACTCCTTCGAGGCTCTCCGCATCgaccccttctccagccccccggaGCTCCCCGATGTCATGAAACCccaagactccagcagcagcgcGAACGAACAGGCCGTGCAGTGA